Proteins from one Sabethes cyaneus chromosome 2, idSabCyanKW18_F2, whole genome shotgun sequence genomic window:
- the LOC128733975 gene encoding uncharacterized protein LOC128733975 has product MDTANAQTHLLPRLPTELLVIIFQHLPMSDLAKVRLTCHHWYDTVCHTSSLMERFVLSFKNCRLYEGCEQSRVLSKTKSSYTKATLKAVAIEEADTLWRALGRNLQDLTLNDCSLSGDTMVQLLRYTPHLKYFALKTTKFEEFQLQNVSVNFQLPKLETLTLRSIFIYDECFEMFMKVCPRLKILKLNYSSFVGWGEKLVEFVQALRGTLEGINLSYTKVGAMLLQKIATIERLKLKKISLKSSYDLKQRDIIQLSRVQPTIVHLNIDNLFPADDQILSEISRNLPNMKRIKLHICRVHNLQQSFLCNMRRLEYLKITDATHVAGNLDLSAYENPHLEKLYVSAATFSRNTLPRFFEKTPNIRSLTLYQCSYENIHDLQLSFAFLKSLEYLNLQRTFDIDDSFFSRTVFDSVNMPFERIRFYPVTNLSKLCYLNLSRCRDLSDETLVALSFSRLKKIDLRGLNITDFGIRALVRQCPRLEYVHVDACKRICDSAVLMLCRDLKRLKLLNLDGCRTLTDASVDHVINHCRTLVWLNMMNCPLLSDDAKHRLESMRSIRSLYV; this is encoded by the exons ATGGACACCGCCAATGCTCAAACTCATTTACTGCCTCGTCTACCCACGGAATTGCTGGTCATAATTTTCCAGCATTTACCTATGTCGGATTTGGCCAAGGTACGGCTTACTTGTCATCACTGGTATGATACGGTTTGTCACACATCCTCACTCATGGAAAGATTTGTGCTGTCGTTCAAAAACTGTCGCCTGTACGAGGGCTGCGAGCAGAGTCGAGTGTTATCTAAGACAAAAAGTAGCTACACTAAAGCAACTCTAAAAGCCGTAGCTATCGAAGAGGCGGATACTTTATGGCGTGCTCTAGGCCGAAACTTGCAGGATCTCACTCTGAACGATTGTTCCCTATCTGGCGACACCATGGTTCAACTGCTCCGATATACACCTCACCTCAAATATTTTGCCCTGAAAACCACCAAATTCGAGGAATTCCAGCTCCAGAATGTCTCAGTAAATTTTCAATTGCCAAAACTGGAGACTCTAACGCTACGTTCCATTTTTATTTACGATGAATGTTTCGAAATGTTTATGAAAGTTTGTCCACGACTGAAGATTCTTAAGCTAAATTATTCCTCGTTCGTTGGTTGGGGCgagaaattggttgaatttgTCCAAGCGCTCCGCGGAACACTGGAGGGAATCAATCTTAGCTACACTAAAGTCGGTGCGATGCTGCTACAGAAAATAGCTACAATCGAAcggttaaaattgaaaaaaatttcgttgAAATCCAGCTACGACTTGAAACAGCGCGACATCATCCAGCTAAGCAGAGTACAGCCAACAATTGTACACCTAAACATCGATAACCTGTTTCCGGCAGATGACCAG ATACTCAGTGAAATTAGCCGCAATCTGCCTAATATGAAGCGCATAAAACTTCACATCTGTCGTGTGCATAATTTGCAGCAATCGTTCCTGTGCAATATGCGACGATTGGAGTATCTCAAGATCACCGATGCAACCCACGTGGCTGGCAATCTGGATCTAAGCGCGTATGAAAATCCGCACCTTGAAAAGCTGTACGTATCGGCGGCTACATTTTCGCGCAACACCTTACCGCGATTCTTTGAGAAAACACCCAACATTCGTAGTTTAACACTGTACCAGTGCTCGTACGAAAACATTCATGATCTGCAGCTCTCATTCGCGTTTCTTAAATCATTGGAATATTTAAACTTGCAGCGTACATTCGATATCGATGATAGCTTCTTCAGTCGAACCGTTTTCGACAGTGTGAACATGCCTTTTGAGCGCATTCGGTTTTATCCGGTGACAAACTTGAGCAAACTGTGCTATTTGAATCTAAGTAGATGTCGCGATCTCTCAGACGAAACTCTCGTTGCGCTAAGTTTTTCTCGACTTAAAAAGATCGACCTACGAGGTTTGAATATTACGGATTTTGGTATTCGGGCACTAGTTCGACAATGTCCTCGGTTGGAATATGTCCATGTGGATGCATGCAAAAGGATCTGTGACAGTGCAGTGTTGATGCTGTGCCGTGATTTGAAACGATTAAAACTTTTGAACCTAGACGGGTGCCGTACGCTTACTGACGCATCGGTGGACCACGTCATCAACCACTGCCGAACATTAGTGTGGCTTAACATGATGAACTGCCCTTTACTATCAGATGACGCTAAGCATCGGCTAGAGAGCATGCGTAGCATACGCTCCTTATACGTCTAG
- the LOC128737790 gene encoding small integral membrane protein 12-A yields MWPIILHFIRSNAVYITLPIAGIIGVIGYNIESILSDKYTPYSASIEEKRAERITDDQNLKNAANVEKLVYRENVLGRNLSPSLEKK; encoded by the exons ATGTGGCCAATAATATTACATTTTATACGTTCAAATGCGGTATATATCACGTTACCGATTGCTGGAATAATTGGTGTTATCGGCTATAACATCGAGAGTATACTTTCTGATAAATACACGCCTTATAGTG CATCAATCGAGGAAAAACGTGCGGAACGAATTACGGATGATCAGAACCTGAAGAATGCCGCAAATGTGGAGAAGCTGGTCTATAGAGAAAATGTTTTAGGGCGAAACCTATCTCCATCTTTAGAGAAAAAATAG
- the LOC128733976 gene encoding transmembrane emp24 domain-containing protein 1, whose protein sequence is MKRVVKSLVCLPLLVLALLMPAILCFQKEMTIIITPGGRDCFYESAKAGQIVDIEYQVIDGSHGDLDISFDLADSNGRLIYSDYKKSDNIHRFKLPQDTELSFCFNNDFSRMNSKTVFFEIIIEKEDDDAGWSNFDILEGLSPEEFYDMKVQDIEDIIKRVRNNLTKARQFQDMLRSHEARDRNVAEENYFKVNAWSFFQIIIMVSVGFCQVVMVKSLFDTDSKAHKLWRKM, encoded by the exons ATGAAACGAGTAGTTAAATCTTTG GTTTGTTTGCCGCTGTTGGTGCTAGCATTACTAATGCCGGCAATTCTATGCTTCCAGAAAGAAATGACGATTATTATAACACCCGGAGGTAGAGATTGCTTTTACGAGTCCGCGAAAGCAGGCCAGATTGTCGATATTGAATATCAAGTTATCGATGGCTCGCATGGTGACTTAGATATTAGCTTCGACTTGGCGGACTCGAACGGACGACTGATCTATTCTGATTATAAGAAATCAGACAACATTCATCGTTTCAAATTGCCACAGGACACAGAGCTCTCTTTCTGCTTTAATAATGACTTCAGTCGTATGAACAGCAAAACTGTGTTTTTTGAGATAATCATTGAAAAGGAAGACGATGATGCTGGGTGGAGTAACTTTGATATTCTTGAAGGGTTGAGTCCGGAAGAATTCTATGACATGAAAGTACAGGACATAGAAGATATTAtcaag CGTGTTAGAAATAACCTGACGAAAGCTAGGCAGTTCCAGGACATGCTTCGATCGCACGAAGCTCGTGATCGTAATGTTGCGGAGGAGAATTACTTTAAGGTCAATGCATGGTCCTTTTTTCAGATAATCATAATGGTAAGTGTAGGTTTCTGTCAGGTTGTTATGGTGAAAAGTCTTTTCGATACGGATTCGAAAGCCCATAAGCTATGGAGAAAGATGTGA
- the LOC128733937 gene encoding transcription initiation factor TFIID subunit 2 encodes MRREKTADNVRPFKLAHQILSLTGISFERKSIIGFVELTIVPVKEVLKIIRLNCRQCRIYRVILNDSYEATFHYFDPFLDICQGETKTKSLDIFSKCHLEAAKKTDPDNNAGELVIVIPDQATHLIGEGRGLRVGIEFSLEDPSGGVHFVIPEGEGTLEERAAHMFTYGHENSSRLWFPCVDSYAEPCTWKLEFTVDKNMTAVSCGELVEVVMTPDLRRKTYHYTVSVPVSAPNIALAVGPFEIYVDPHMHEVTHFCLPQLMPLLKNTVRYMHEAFEFYEEALTQRYPFSCYKQVFVDEIDNDGNAYATMTILSTHLLHSIAVIDQTFISRKVMSKAIAEQFFGCFITMQNWSDAWLARGIAEYMCGLYSKKCFGNNAYRSWIRDELAEVVKYEEKFGGIILDCSQAPAPPAVSSINQSPAAPAKAYNDNPFYFPIKNLHTISPKYVEIMRKKAHLVIRMLEHRIGQELLLQVFNKQLALASNAASTKISSGLWHHLHISTNIFTKAIFTVTGKDMAVFIDQWVRTGGHAKFTMTSVFNRKRNTIELEIRQDAVNQKGVRKYVGPLLIQLQELDGTFKHTLQIENIVVKADITCHSKSRRNKKKKIPLCTGEEVDMDLSPMDESPVLWIRLDPEMTLLRSVHIEQPDFQWQFQLRHERDVTAQLEAIDALEKYASPATRLALTDTIENEQVFYEVRCKAALCLTKVANAMVTSWQGPPAMLTIFKKFFGSFSAPHIIRQNNFTNFQHYFLQKTIPVAMAGLRTAHGIVPPEVIRFLLDLFKYNDNTKNHYSDNYYRAALVEALGNSITPVISVVHQGMALTSENLSADAKLVLEEVTRILNLEKHLPSYKYTVSIACLKVIRKLQKCGHLPTNPKIYRSYAAYGQYIDVRVAAMECLVDFVKIDGRWEDLEHLIDLLETDPDPMARHKLGRLMIENLPFDKSNRHRLDREELALRIWNNMNGLLSHDTRLRCDMVDLYYTLYNVRVPNCLPNPELASILKPQKLASSFAAVADRDRDRESEYVPPPDVELGTSLSLKRARSPSPLDIKPLDLVDIGPTELIIPKSREGSPIAAEIRDDIILETVETSIKTEIVETEKPEFKEEVIDLDDNNSVPHTTSTEQPALKKSKTEFYSDNSISLPGIPSSNATVSGPTGFEPGMFGKTSDTMPVAPSEPSISSKSDGSKKKKKKEKKKHKHKHKHKHNKDKDKERDRDKDRDREREKSKEKGKDPNVVRAVKEDTQEALSSADSSSGDSNPTTLDLTL; translated from the exons ATGCGACGCGAAAAGACAGCGGATAACGTGAGACCGTTTAAATT AGCTCATCAAATTTTAAGCTTGACCGGTATCAGCTTCGAGCGCAAAAGTATAATCGGATTTGTAGAGCTAACTATTGTTCCTGTGAAAGAAGTGTTAAAAATAATTCGTCTTAATTGCCGCCAATGTAGAATATATCGCGTTATTTTAAACGATAGCTATGAAGCGACTTTCCATTACTTCGACCCTTTCCTGGATATTTGTCAAGGtgaaaccaaaacaaaatcTTTGGACATATTTTCGAAATGCCACTTGGAAGCCGCAAAGAAGACAGACCCGGACAACAACGCCGGTGAGCTGGTGATTGTAATTCCTGACCAAGCGACACATCTGATTGGGGAAGGCAGAGGACTTCGAGTTGGTATTGAGTTTTCTCTAGAAGATCCTTCCGGTGGCGTTCATTTTGTGATCCCAGAGGGAGAAGGCACACTAGAAGAACGAGCAGCTCACATGTTTACCTACGGTCACGAAAACTCGTCTAGGCTTTGGTTTCCTTGTGTCGATAGTTACGCCGAACCATGTACTTGGAAATTAGAATTCACGGTAGACAAAAACATGACGGCCGTATCCTGTGGGGAGCTGGTGGAAGTCGTAATGACACCCGATCTGAGAAGAAAAACCTATCACTACACGGTATCGGTTCCGGTGTCGGCGCCGAATATAGCACTGGCAGTGGGACCATTTGAGATCTATGTGGATCCGCACATGCATGAAGTGACACATTTTTGTCTGCCACAACTGATGCCGCTTCTTAAAAACACCGTGCGGTACATGCACGAAGCGTTCGAGTTCTACGAAGAAGCACTGACTCAACGGTATCCGTTCAGTTGTTACAAGCAAGTGTTCGTGGATGAAATAGATAACGATGGTAATGCGTATGCTACGATGACCATTCTATCGACCCATCTGTTACACTCAATCGCTGTAATCGATCAGACTTTCATTTCTCGAAAG GTAATGTCCAAAGCAATTGCGGAACAGTTTTTCGGTTGTTTCATCACAATGCAGAATTGGTCTGATGCTTGGCTTGCAAGAGGCATCGCCGAATATATGTGCGGTTTGTACTCTAAAAAGTGCTTTGGAAACAATGCTTATCGAAGCTGGATTCGCGATGAATTGGCAGAGGTTGTGAAGTATGAAGAAAAATTCGGTGGCATTATATTGGACTGTAGTCAAGCACCAGCTCCGCCGGCAGTTTCCAGTATCAATCAGTCTCCGGCTGCTCCGGCGAAAGCTTACAACGATAATCCGTTTTATTTTCCAATCAAAAATTTACACACTATTTCACCGAAGTATGTCGAAATAATGAGAAAAAAAGCCCACTTGGTGATCAGAATGTTAGAGCATAGGATCGGCCAGGAATTATTACTGCAGGTATTCAACAAACAGCTGGCTCTGGCTTCGAATGCTGCGTCGACAAAGATCAGTAGCGGTCTTTGGCACCACCTGCATATTTCGACTAATATTTTTACTAAAGCCATTTTTACTGTGACCGGAAAAGATATGGCTGTATTCATCGATCAGTGGGTTAGAACTGGTGGTCATGCTAAATTTACCATGACATCGGTGTTCAATAGAAAGCGTAACACAATTGAACTTGAGATAAGACAGGATGCTGTTAATCAGAAAGGCGTGCGAAAGTACGTCGGCCCATTACTAATTCAGCTGCAGGAATTGGACGGAACATTTAAGCATACGCTGCAAATTGAGAACATTGTTGTCAAAGCGGATATCACATGTCATTCGAAAAGCAGAagaaacaagaagaaaaaaattccacTTTGCACTGGAGAAGAAGTCGATATGGACCTCTCGCCTATGGA TGAGTCTCCTGTATTGTGGATAAGACTGGATCCAGAGATGACCCTACTCCGTTCGGTGCACATAGAGCAACCGGACTTTCAATGGCAGTTTCAGTTGCGACACGAACGCGATGTTACTGCTCAACTAGAGGCAATTGATGCGCTGGAAAAATATGCGTCGCCTGCCACACGGCTAGCTCTTACTGACACTATCGAAAACGAACAGGTATTTTACGAGGTGCGCTGTAAAGCTGCTCTTTGCTTGACTAAGGTGGCGAATGCTATGGTGACTTCCTGGCAAGGTCCACCGGCTATGCTGACCATATTTAAGAAGTTTTTCGGTTCGTTCAGTGCGCCTCATATCATACGACAAAACAATTTCACGAACTTCCAGCACTATTTCCTCCAGAAGACAATACCGGTAGCGATGGCCGGCTTACGGACGGCCCATGGTATTGTTCCACCGGAGGTTATTCGGTTTCTGTTGGACCTGTTCAAGTATAATGATAACACGAAAAATCATTATTCTGATAATTATTATCGGGCTGCCCTAGTGGAAGCATTAGGCAATTCTATTACACCAGTAATATCGGTGGTTCACCAGGGTATGGCACTGACCTCGGAAAATCTTTCGGCGGATGCCAA ATTAGTCTTGGAGGAAGTGACCCGGATATTAAATTTGGAGAAACATCTACCATCGTATAAGTACACCGTTTCGATTGCCTGCTTGAAAGTCATTCGGAAACTGCAAAAGTGCGGGCACTTGCCGACTAATCCGAAAATCTATCGCAGTTATGCAGCCTACGGCCAGTACATTGATGTGCGAGTAGCCGCCATGGAATGCCTGGTCGATTTTGTGAAAATAGACGGAAGATGGGAGGATTTGGAACACTTAATTGACCTTCTAGAGACAGATCCGGATCCGATGGCCAGGCACAAACTAGGTCgactgatgattgaaaatttgcCTTTCGACAAAAGCAATAGGCATCGATTGGATCGAGAGGAATTGGCACTTCGAATCTGGAACAATATGAA CGGTCTTCTTTCACACGACACGCGTCTTCGCTGTGACATGGTTGATTTGTACTACACCCTGTATAACGTGCGTGTTCCGAACTGTTTGCCGAATCCTGAGCTTGCTTCTATTTTGAAGCCACAAAAGTTGGCATCTTCGTTTGCTGCTGTAGCCGATCGCGATCGTGACCGCGAATCGGAGTACGTTCCACCACCAGATGTAGAATTGGGAACGTCATTATCCCTGAAGCGTGCACGCTCCCCCAGTCCGTTAGACATCAAGCCACTCGATCTGGTGGACATTGGTCCGACAGAATTGATTATACCGAAGAGTCGTGAAGGATCGCCAATAGCAGCAGAAATTCGCGACGATATCATTCTAGAGACCGTGGAAACAAGCATCAAAACGGAAATTGTGGAAACGGAAAAGCCAGAGTTTAAGGAAGAAGTTATTGATCTAGATGACAACAATTCTGTGCCACATACTACCAGTACTGAACAGCCGgctttgaaaaaatctaaaacggAGTTTTACTCGGATAACTCGATTTCTTTGCCTGGCATCCCCTCCAGCAATGCTACGGTATCCGGACCGACAGGCTTTGAACCTGGCATGTTCGGTAAAACCTCGGATACAATGCCTGTGGCTCCATCAGAACCAAGCATTAGCAGCAAGTCCGACGGCAGTAAG aaaaagaaaaagaaggaaaagaagaaacataAGCACAAACACAAGCATAAGCACAACAAAGATAAGGATAAGGAGCGAGATCGCGATAAGGATCGCGACAGGGAACGAGAAAAGAGTAAGGAAAAAGGAAAGGATCCCAACGTAGTGCGGGCCGTCAAAGAGGACACCCAGGAAGCATTGAGCTCCGCAGATAGTTCGAGTGGAGATAGTAATCCAACCACCCTGGATTTAACGTTGTAA